The following are from one region of the Kiritimatiellia bacterium genome:
- a CDS encoding CdaR family protein, with protein MTDGATLAADLRERRTRRWTMVLSVVLATIVWATVREAISFETVVRDVPIRVVTAQGITVLEQSADMADVWFRGAQSDLAQLERQSVLIEVPAPPGVPPDEHGRQVVELRPRHVRSSGGARPVRIEPGRIAFSVDREGERMVPVRAEFQDAPPQGYEIGAVTCTPAAVRLRGPLSRLEEIEWLRTSPIDLQGRLTSFRVRAAVVPPAGVPSARLEPDRVNVEVLIVEHAAQRVLDAVPIQALMPPGRGCRLEVRPATVRVTLQGPAALLERMSEDEVRAFVEPSSVQPDRPVETRIRVFPPPGARVLALDPPSAMVELKP; from the coding sequence ATGACTGACGGCGCAACCCTGGCAGCGGACCTGCGCGAGCGGCGGACGCGCCGCTGGACGATGGTGCTGTCCGTCGTGCTGGCGACGATCGTCTGGGCCACGGTCCGAGAGGCGATCAGCTTCGAAACGGTGGTCCGCGACGTGCCGATCCGGGTCGTCACCGCGCAGGGCATCACCGTGCTTGAACAGTCCGCAGACATGGCGGACGTGTGGTTTCGCGGTGCGCAGTCGGACCTCGCGCAGCTGGAGCGGCAGAGCGTGCTCATCGAAGTGCCCGCGCCGCCGGGCGTGCCGCCGGACGAGCACGGCCGGCAGGTGGTGGAACTGCGACCCCGGCACGTTCGTTCCTCCGGCGGCGCGCGCCCGGTCCGGATTGAACCCGGTCGCATCGCGTTCAGCGTAGACCGGGAGGGGGAACGGATGGTGCCGGTGCGGGCGGAATTCCAAGATGCGCCACCGCAAGGCTACGAGATCGGCGCGGTCACCTGCACCCCCGCCGCGGTGCGTCTGCGCGGTCCGCTGTCCCGGCTCGAAGAGATCGAATGGCTTCGAACCTCCCCGATTGATCTGCAGGGCCGGCTGACCTCGTTCCGAGTGCGCGCGGCGGTGGTGCCGCCCGCCGGCGTGCCGTCCGCACGGCTCGAGCCCGATCGCGTCAACGTCGAGGTGCTGATCGTCGAACACGCGGCGCAGCGCGTGCTGGACGCGGTGCCGATCCAGGCGCTCATGCCGCCTGGCCGCGGATGTCGGCTGGAGGTACGCCCGGCGACCGTCCGGGTGACCCTCCAGGGGCCGGCCGCGCTGCTCGAGCGGATGTCGGAGGACGAGGTACGCGCGTTCGTCGAACCCTCGTCAGTTCAACCGGACCGTCCGGTGGAAACCCGGATTCGCGTGTTCCCGCCGCCGGGCGCGAGGGTGCTTGCGCTCGACCCTCCTTCTGCGATGGTGGAGCTGAAACCATGA
- the folP gene encoding dihydropteroate synthase: protein MGILNVTPDSFSDGGRYLDTERAVAHAQAMAEQGADLIDVGGESTRPGAAPVPPEEELRRVLPVVRRLCENRHMVVSVDTRRAAVARAALEAGARVVNDVSALRDPEMAAVVRDFGAGVVLMHMRGEPATMQQDPRYRDVVAEVRDFLQQRVEAAVAAGVDPSAIVVDPGIGFGKTAAHNLALLRAIPQLTALGRPVLIGVSRKSIVGHLTGRPVAERVAGSVALAAIAVYLGAAVVRAHDVRETCDAVRVADTMASGAQPDGLDLG, encoded by the coding sequence ATGGGCATCCTTAACGTGACACCCGATTCTTTCTCCGACGGCGGCCGGTACCTCGACACCGAGCGCGCAGTCGCGCACGCCCAGGCGATGGCCGAGCAGGGCGCCGACCTCATTGACGTGGGCGGTGAATCTACCCGCCCCGGCGCCGCGCCGGTACCGCCCGAGGAGGAGCTGCGTCGGGTACTGCCGGTGGTGCGCCGGCTCTGCGAAAATCGGCACATGGTCGTCTCCGTCGACACCCGGCGGGCCGCGGTCGCCCGCGCCGCTCTCGAAGCCGGCGCCCGCGTCGTGAACGACGTCTCCGCGCTGCGCGATCCGGAAATGGCCGCCGTCGTGCGAGACTTTGGCGCCGGTGTCGTGCTGATGCACATGCGCGGCGAACCCGCCACAATGCAGCAGGACCCTCGCTACCGCGACGTCGTCGCGGAAGTGCGCGACTTCCTACAGCAACGAGTCGAGGCGGCGGTCGCCGCGGGGGTGGACCCGTCCGCGATCGTGGTCGATCCCGGCATCGGATTCGGGAAAACGGCCGCCCACAACCTCGCGCTGCTGCGTGCGATTCCGCAGCTCACCGCGCTGGGCCGGCCGGTGCTGATCGGGGTCTCCCGCAAAAGCATCGTCGGTCATCTCACCGGCCGTCCGGTCGCCGAGCGCGTCGCAGGAAGCGTCGCGCTGGCTGCGATCGCGGTCTACCTGGGCGCGGCGGTGGTGCGGGCGCACGACGTGCGCGAAACTTGCGACGCCGTTCGCGTGGCGGATACGATGGCGAGCGGGGCGCAGCCAGATGGACTGGACCTGGGTTGA
- a CDS encoding amidohydrolase family protein, which yields MSADDTLLIRNARVWPAWDAELIPDGSILVVGERIERVGRFTARARTVIDAGGALAMPGFIHAHVHLCQTLFRGLAEDLPLLRWLREYIWPLEAAHTDATLEISARLAAAEMIRSGTTGFASIETVRGTEVVLDTISRIGLPGLVGHCLMDETGGYPPLAVPIDEALATCDALVSLSGDRQWLRPAVAPRFALSCSEPNLVEAAAFARDRGLRLHTHASEQLAEIEWVRAHTGRDNIAYLRDCGIAGPDVLLAHCVHADRTERAILADSRTHVVHCPSANWKLGSGIAPVPEMLAEGVAVALGADGAACNNRLDMFAEMRLAGLAQAVRRGPGALPARQIVRLATEGGAAALGWGGVVGRLEPGWRADVVLIELDDLAVLPASDPATAVVYSAHPGCVSLTMAAGRILYENGQFTTIDAERLPADARDARRHLMRRAGLA from the coding sequence ATGAGCGCCGACGACACCCTTCTCATTCGCAACGCGCGCGTGTGGCCCGCCTGGGATGCGGAGCTGATTCCGGACGGCTCAATCCTGGTGGTGGGTGAACGGATCGAGCGGGTGGGACGCTTCACCGCCCGTGCCCGCACAGTGATCGACGCGGGCGGCGCGCTCGCGATGCCGGGGTTCATCCACGCGCATGTGCATCTGTGCCAGACCCTTTTCCGCGGCCTCGCGGAGGACCTGCCCCTGCTGCGCTGGCTCCGCGAATACATCTGGCCGCTGGAGGCCGCACACACCGACGCGACGCTCGAGATTTCCGCGCGACTCGCCGCCGCGGAAATGATCCGGAGCGGCACGACCGGTTTTGCCTCGATCGAAACGGTGCGCGGCACCGAGGTGGTGCTGGACACCATCTCGCGCATCGGGCTGCCGGGGCTGGTCGGCCACTGCCTGATGGATGAGACCGGCGGCTATCCACCGCTCGCGGTGCCGATCGACGAGGCGCTGGCCACCTGCGACGCGCTGGTCTCGCTGAGCGGTGACCGTCAGTGGTTGCGCCCGGCGGTCGCGCCCCGGTTTGCGCTCTCCTGCTCGGAGCCGAACCTCGTCGAGGCGGCCGCGTTCGCGCGCGACCGAGGGCTACGGCTGCACACGCACGCGTCGGAACAGCTTGCGGAGATCGAGTGGGTCCGCGCGCACACCGGACGCGACAACATCGCCTATCTGCGCGACTGCGGCATTGCCGGCCCCGACGTGCTGCTGGCGCATTGCGTCCACGCGGACCGGACCGAGCGCGCCATTCTGGCCGACAGCCGCACCCACGTCGTCCACTGCCCCTCCGCCAACTGGAAGCTGGGCTCGGGAATCGCGCCGGTGCCGGAAATGCTCGCGGAGGGCGTCGCGGTAGCGCTGGGCGCAGACGGTGCCGCCTGCAACAACCGGCTCGACATGTTCGCAGAGATGCGGCTGGCCGGTCTCGCGCAAGCGGTTCGGCGCGGGCCCGGCGCGCTGCCCGCCCGCCAGATCGTCCGTCTGGCCACCGAGGGGGGCGCCGCGGCACTGGGGTGGGGTGGCGTGGTCGGCCGGCTCGAGCCCGGATGGCGCGCGGACGTTGTTCTGATCGAGCTCGACGACCTGGCGGTGCTGCCGGCTTCCGACCCCGCGACCGCCGTGGTGTACTCCGCACATCCCGGTTGCGTCTCGCTCACGATGGCGGCCGGCCGCATCCTCTACGAGAACGGCCAGTTCACCACCATCGACGCGGAGCGTCTGCCCGCGGACGCCCGCGACGCCCGTCGGCATCTGATGCGGCGCGCCGGCCTCGCCTGA
- a CDS encoding 2-dehydropantoate 2-reductase: MDARARRFVKRAWTFIGGGAVAGYYGAALARAGHPVSWLLRTGADVWRRSGLEVETGGERWHIAAPAAFERPEELPAADVVAVAIKTTGNRELPRLLPAALKRPEAVVLMMQNGLGAEEDALAAVRGHPVLGGLCFLCSQRVAVARVRHLDYGKVTVAGHPESAPPAVLAEAVQAVVSDLAGAGIETEPATDLLEARWKKLLWNVPFSGLCVVLGTDTRALVETPATRALARSLMCELQAGARAWGRHIADAFLDHMFELTDRMVPYAPSMKLDHDAGRPMEIEAIYERPVEAARRRGVVMARVEMLAQMLRFCEMRRRAAGGQVRG; encoded by the coding sequence GTGGATGCGCGAGCGCGCCGCTTCGTGAAGCGGGCATGGACATTCATCGGCGGCGGCGCGGTCGCCGGCTACTACGGCGCGGCACTCGCGCGCGCCGGTCACCCGGTGAGCTGGCTCCTGCGCACCGGTGCGGACGTGTGGCGGCGGTCGGGCCTGGAGGTGGAAACGGGCGGCGAGCGGTGGCACATCGCCGCGCCCGCCGCGTTCGAACGGCCGGAGGAGCTGCCGGCCGCGGACGTCGTCGCCGTGGCGATCAAGACCACCGGCAATCGCGAGCTGCCCCGACTGCTGCCGGCAGCGCTGAAGCGGCCGGAGGCGGTCGTGCTGATGATGCAAAACGGCCTCGGAGCGGAGGAGGATGCGCTGGCGGCGGTGCGGGGCCATCCGGTGCTCGGCGGGCTTTGTTTTCTCTGCAGCCAGCGCGTCGCGGTCGCGCGCGTCCGGCACCTCGACTACGGGAAGGTCACCGTGGCCGGCCATCCGGAGAGCGCCCCTCCGGCGGTGCTGGCGGAGGCGGTCCAGGCGGTGGTGAGCGATCTGGCCGGCGCCGGCATCGAGACCGAGCCGGCCACGGATCTGCTCGAAGCGCGATGGAAAAAATTGCTGTGGAACGTGCCGTTCAGCGGGCTGTGCGTGGTGCTCGGCACCGACACGCGCGCGCTGGTGGAGACGCCTGCGACGCGCGCGCTGGCGCGTTCGCTGATGTGCGAGCTGCAGGCGGGCGCCCGCGCGTGGGGGCGGCACATCGCCGACGCGTTTCTCGATCACATGTTTGAACTCACGGACCGCATGGTGCCCTATGCGCCGAGCATGAAGCTCGATCACGATGCGGGCCGCCCGATGGAAATCGAGGCGATCTATGAGCGGCCGGTTGAGGCCGCGCGGCGCCGCGGGGTCGTGATGGCGCGAGTGGAAATGCTCGCGCAGATGCTGCGTTTCTGCGAGATGCGCCGGCGCGCCGCCGGCGGGCAGGTGCGAGGATGA
- the ftsH gene encoding ATP-dependent zinc metalloprotease FtsH, with product MDEPEFKPDRDELPNGQRMPMRGMLVWLLLLLMFFSLFHFFSQTADRPRRLSYYPEFVQLVESNLIESCEIVLEVSGVQYITGRLKPTLAGGRAQPFRTDVIVTDSLPQWLAEHGVPFRFRPQNPVVWQMLTSALPFLLLMGLLYVLFIRQMRMVGRGAMSFGKSRAKLLTRMKNRITFDDVAGIDEAREEVQEIIEFLKNPKKFQRLGGRIPKGVLLVGPPGTGKTLLAKAIAGEAQVPFFSISGSDFVEMFVGVGASRVRDMFEQGKRHAPCIIFIDEIDAVGRSRFSGIGGGHDEREQTLNALLVEMDGFDTKEGVIIIAATNRPDVLDPALLRPGRFDRQIFVDLPNLEGREKILRIHARRLRLGPDADLRKIARGTPGFSGADLENLINEAALLAARRGAEYIEHRDLEEARDKVRWGRERRSRLPDEHERRLTAYHEAGHAVVMQVAGAEPLHKVTIIPRGQSLGATMQLPERDRYTESRSKLLKMIQGLMAGRVAEELVFGDVTTGAQMDFRQATQIARMMVCEWGMSDALGPQTYIEREELLFLGREISRTQTYSEETARRIDAEVHRILMECYAEARRILTEHNTALHSVARELLARETLDGQDVADIVRHGRILTDAERRAADATPPPPAGAAAPPPPPAPG from the coding sequence GTGGACGAGCCGGAATTCAAGCCCGATCGCGACGAGCTGCCCAATGGCCAGCGCATGCCGATGCGCGGCATGCTGGTCTGGCTGTTGCTGCTGCTGATGTTTTTCAGCCTGTTCCACTTTTTCTCGCAGACTGCGGACCGTCCGCGCCGGCTCAGCTACTACCCCGAGTTTGTGCAGCTGGTCGAAAGCAACCTGATCGAAAGCTGCGAAATTGTGCTGGAGGTCTCCGGCGTCCAGTACATCACCGGCCGGCTGAAGCCCACGCTGGCGGGTGGCCGCGCACAGCCCTTCCGAACCGATGTGATCGTCACCGACAGCCTGCCCCAGTGGCTGGCCGAGCACGGCGTGCCGTTCCGGTTCCGGCCGCAGAACCCCGTCGTCTGGCAAATGCTCACCAGCGCGCTGCCGTTTCTGCTGCTGATGGGGTTGCTCTACGTGCTGTTCATCCGGCAGATGCGAATGGTCGGGCGCGGCGCGATGAGCTTCGGCAAGAGTCGCGCCAAGCTGCTCACCCGGATGAAGAACCGGATCACGTTCGACGACGTCGCTGGCATCGACGAGGCGCGGGAGGAGGTGCAGGAGATCATCGAATTCCTGAAAAACCCGAAGAAGTTTCAGCGTCTCGGCGGCCGCATCCCGAAGGGCGTGCTGCTGGTCGGCCCGCCCGGCACCGGCAAGACGCTGCTCGCGAAGGCGATCGCCGGCGAGGCGCAGGTTCCGTTCTTCAGCATCAGCGGCTCGGACTTCGTCGAGATGTTCGTCGGCGTCGGCGCCTCGCGCGTGCGCGACATGTTCGAGCAAGGCAAACGCCATGCGCCCTGCATCATCTTCATTGACGAGATCGATGCGGTTGGCCGCAGCCGTTTCAGCGGCATCGGCGGCGGTCACGACGAGCGCGAGCAGACGCTGAACGCGCTGCTGGTCGAAATGGACGGGTTCGACACGAAGGAAGGCGTCATCATCATCGCCGCGACGAACCGCCCCGACGTGCTCGACCCCGCGCTGCTGCGGCCCGGCCGGTTCGACCGGCAGATCTTCGTGGATCTGCCGAACCTCGAGGGGCGCGAGAAAATTCTCCGGATTCATGCCCGTCGTCTCCGGCTGGGACCGGATGCCGACCTGCGCAAGATCGCGCGCGGCACGCCCGGGTTCTCCGGCGCGGACCTCGAAAACCTCATCAACGAGGCCGCGCTGCTCGCCGCTCGCCGCGGCGCCGAGTACATCGAGCACCGGGATCTCGAAGAGGCGCGCGACAAGGTCCGCTGGGGCCGCGAGCGCCGCAGCCGGCTGCCGGACGAACACGAGCGCCGCCTCACCGCATACCACGAGGCCGGTCACGCAGTCGTGATGCAGGTGGCCGGCGCCGAGCCGCTGCACAAGGTCACTATCATTCCGCGCGGCCAGTCCCTCGGCGCGACGATGCAGCTGCCCGAACGCGACCGCTACACCGAAAGCCGCTCGAAACTGCTGAAGATGATCCAGGGGCTCATGGCCGGTCGTGTCGCGGAGGAACTCGTGTTTGGCGACGTGACGACCGGCGCGCAGATGGACTTCCGTCAGGCGACCCAGATCGCCCGGATGATGGTGTGCGAGTGGGGCATGAGCGACGCGCTGGGCCCCCAAACCTACATCGAGCGCGAAGAGCTGCTCTTCCTCGGCCGGGAAATCTCCCGCACGCAGACCTACAGCGAGGAAACGGCCCGCCGGATTGATGCAGAGGTGCACCGAATCCTGATGGAATGCTATGCGGAGGCGCGCCGGATCCTCACCGAACACAACACGGCGCTGCACAGCGTCGCCCGCGAGCTGCTCGCCCGCGAGACGCTCGACGGTCAGGACGTCGCGGACATCGTCCGGCACGGCCGGATCCTGACAGACGCCGAGCGCCGCGCCGCGGACGCCACCCCGCCCCCCCCCGCCGGCGCCGCCGCGCCACCGCCGCCACCGGCCCCCGGATGA
- the cdaA gene encoding diadenylate cyclase CdaA, whose amino-acid sequence MDWTWVERWPRPGVSGVLEIAVLSFAFYYTIRFFRGTRGAQVLTGLVVVVLLLTLLTRVVRMEVLFWLLQRFSVYLAVGLVIIFQPEIRRALAELGKSPAFGITADERSLVDAVVQAAMLLSERKIGALIAIERQIGTRAVQETGKPLDARVTPELLATIFHPHTPLHDGGVIIRDQRVVAAGCVFPLTQQSEAVRTLGTRHRAAIGLSEETDAIVVVVSEETGTVSVALNGRLSRGLDEERLRRVLTAVLHRARRRGAFRAYRGDAVPLGEAND is encoded by the coding sequence ATGGACTGGACCTGGGTTGAACGATGGCCGCGGCCGGGCGTGTCGGGTGTGCTGGAGATCGCGGTCCTGTCGTTCGCGTTCTACTACACGATCCGGTTTTTCCGCGGCACGCGCGGCGCGCAGGTGCTGACCGGCCTGGTCGTGGTGGTGCTGCTGTTGACCCTGCTGACGCGGGTCGTCCGGATGGAGGTGCTGTTCTGGTTGCTGCAGCGGTTCTCCGTCTACCTCGCGGTCGGGCTCGTGATCATTTTTCAGCCCGAAATCCGACGCGCGCTGGCGGAGCTCGGCAAGTCGCCCGCGTTCGGCATCACCGCGGACGAACGCAGCCTCGTGGACGCGGTGGTCCAGGCCGCGATGCTGCTCTCCGAGCGCAAGATTGGTGCGCTGATCGCGATCGAGCGGCAGATCGGTACCCGCGCGGTGCAGGAAACCGGCAAGCCGCTCGACGCGCGCGTCACGCCGGAATTGCTCGCGACGATTTTCCATCCGCACACCCCCCTCCACGACGGCGGCGTGATCATCCGCGACCAGCGCGTCGTTGCGGCGGGTTGTGTGTTTCCGCTCACCCAGCAGAGCGAGGCGGTGCGCACGCTGGGCACGCGGCACCGCGCCGCCATCGGTCTCTCCGAAGAAACGGATGCGATCGTGGTGGTGGTGTCGGAGGAAACCGGCACGGTCTCGGTGGCGTTGAACGGGCGACTCAGCCGCGGTCTGGACGAGGAGCGGCTGCGGCGCGTGCTCACCGCCGTGCTGCACCGCGCCCGCCGGCGCGGCGCCTTCCGCGCATACCGCGGCGACGCCGTCCCGCTCGGAGAGGCGAATGACTGA
- a CDS encoding ribulokinase, with protein sequence MKGAKYTLGLDYGTNSVRALLADVEDGREVASAVWTYAHGEEGVVLSRDPNFARQHPADYVEGAVRVIRAVLAAARRSVRGFRSEQVAGIGVDTTGSTPMPVDAAGRPLALQRRWAAHPAAMAWLWKDHTAAAEAAEITELARAMRPHYLAKCGGTYSSEWFFSKILHCLRTTPEVFRAAHLWVECCDWVPALLTGTEAPDRLTVGVCAAGHKAMYSDEWGGYPDAEFLARLDPALGALRERLRPRAAAIDQPAGRLTVEWARRTGLPAGIPVAVGALDAHLGAVGSGVAPGTMAIILGTSACHMMVVPPGGAVPDIPGLCGIVRGSILPAHVGLEAGQSAFGDIFNWFVNHVRPLGRAGTHEALSAAAARLRPGESGLLALDWNNGNRTVLADPRLGGLLVGQTLYTTPAEIYRALIEAAAFGTLRIIERFEEFQIPVRSIVACGGIAEKNPLVMQTLADVTGRPIRVARSSQTCALGAAIAAAVVAGVYPDVPSAQAAMAGTRPGAYRPRRGAHAVYRELYELYRMLHDAFGTPEGNGRLYPVMKRLIEIRERVRR encoded by the coding sequence ATGAAGGGTGCGAAGTACACGCTGGGGCTCGACTACGGTACGAATTCGGTGCGCGCGCTGCTGGCGGATGTCGAGGACGGCCGTGAGGTCGCGTCGGCGGTGTGGACCTACGCGCACGGTGAGGAGGGCGTGGTGCTTTCGCGCGATCCGAACTTTGCGCGGCAGCATCCGGCCGACTACGTGGAGGGCGCGGTGAGGGTGATCCGTGCGGTGCTGGCGGCGGCGCGGCGGTCCGTGCGCGGCTTCCGGTCGGAGCAGGTGGCGGGCATCGGCGTGGACACCACCGGCAGCACGCCGATGCCGGTGGATGCGGCGGGCCGGCCGCTGGCGCTGCAACGCCGCTGGGCGGCGCATCCGGCGGCGATGGCGTGGCTGTGGAAGGACCACACCGCGGCGGCGGAGGCGGCCGAGATCACCGAGCTTGCGCGGGCGATGCGCCCGCACTATCTGGCGAAGTGCGGCGGCACGTACTCCAGCGAGTGGTTTTTCAGCAAGATCCTCCACTGTCTCCGCACCACGCCCGAGGTGTTCCGCGCCGCCCACCTATGGGTGGAATGCTGCGACTGGGTGCCCGCGTTGCTGACCGGCACCGAGGCGCCGGACCGGCTCACCGTAGGCGTGTGCGCCGCCGGGCACAAAGCGATGTACAGCGACGAGTGGGGGGGCTACCCGGACGCGGAATTTCTCGCGCGGCTCGATCCCGCACTCGGCGCACTGCGCGAACGGTTGCGGCCGCGAGCGGCCGCGATCGACCAGCCCGCCGGTCGGCTGACCGTCGAGTGGGCGCGGCGCACCGGTCTGCCGGCCGGCATTCCGGTGGCGGTGGGCGCGCTGGATGCACATCTGGGCGCGGTCGGGTCCGGCGTGGCGCCGGGCACGATGGCGATCATCCTGGGCACCAGCGCCTGCCACATGATGGTGGTGCCGCCGGGCGGCGCGGTGCCGGACATCCCGGGGCTGTGCGGGATTGTGCGCGGCAGCATTCTGCCCGCGCACGTCGGACTGGAGGCGGGCCAGTCGGCGTTCGGCGACATCTTCAACTGGTTTGTGAACCACGTGCGGCCGCTCGGCCGTGCGGGCACGCACGAGGCGCTGTCCGCCGCGGCCGCGCGGCTGCGGCCAGGCGAAAGCGGCTTGCTGGCGCTGGACTGGAACAACGGCAACCGCACCGTGCTGGCGGACCCGCGGCTCGGCGGGCTGCTGGTGGGCCAGACGCTGTACACGACGCCCGCGGAGATCTATCGCGCGCTGATCGAAGCGGCCGCGTTCGGGACGCTGCGCATCATTGAGCGGTTTGAGGAATTTCAGATCCCGGTGCGCAGCATCGTCGCGTGCGGCGGCATTGCGGAAAAGAATCCGCTGGTGATGCAGACACTCGCGGACGTGACCGGTCGACCGATTCGCGTTGCGCGCTCCTCGCAGACCTGTGCGCTCGGCGCGGCGATCGCGGCGGCGGTGGTCGCGGGCGTGTATCCAGACGTGCCGTCCGCCCAGGCCGCGATGGCGGGGACGCGACCGGGCGCGTATCGGCCGCGGCGTGGCGCGCACGCGGTCTATCGCGAGCTCTACGAGCTCTACCGCATGCTGCACGACGCGTTCGGCACGCCGGAGGGAAACGGCCGGCTCTACCCGGTGATGAAGCGTCTGATCGAGATCCGCGAGCGGGTTCGCCGTTGA
- a CDS encoding S41 family peptidase, whose translation MARCRPRRAWSVLAGALYGAIAGAAPAPRPEVAAQDEAYAGIAKFAEVLLQVRRHYVDTNRTSYAELINGAMRGLIASLDEYSEFMDSAEYRAMQEDTEGEFGGVGLVVGMREGALVVISPIDGTPGAKAGLRSGDRLVEINGRPTSEMDLGEAVRLMRGPPGTTVRIKVLKPGRPEPVELVLQRAKIEVDSVESVRVLGDGIGYVRITQFDARTAEMLDRALARLEREGARALILDVRNNPGGLLESAVEVCSRFLPRGRMVLITQGRDERQRQTFLTRAAPKVYEWPIAVLLNEGSASAAEVVAGCLQDHRRAVLIGERSFGKGSVQSLLPLSDGSALRLTTARYYTPNRRMIHELGIEPDVLVPWAEQELGRANDAPMSPSSDPQLLKAADMLRGVLKYGQPATGPGRAG comes from the coding sequence ATGGCACGCTGCCGTCCACGCAGAGCTTGGTCGGTCCTTGCGGGTGCGCTCTACGGCGCGATCGCGGGGGCCGCGCCGGCGCCGCGGCCCGAGGTGGCGGCGCAGGACGAGGCGTACGCCGGCATTGCGAAGTTCGCGGAGGTGCTGCTGCAGGTGCGGCGGCACTACGTGGACACGAATCGCACCTCGTACGCGGAGCTGATCAACGGTGCGATGCGCGGGCTGATTGCGTCGCTGGACGAGTACTCCGAGTTCATGGACTCGGCGGAGTATCGCGCGATGCAGGAGGACACGGAGGGCGAGTTTGGCGGGGTGGGACTGGTCGTTGGTATGCGGGAGGGCGCGCTGGTGGTGATCTCGCCGATTGACGGCACGCCCGGCGCGAAGGCGGGACTGCGCAGCGGCGATCGGCTGGTGGAAATCAACGGACGTCCGACGTCCGAAATGGATCTGGGCGAGGCGGTGCGGCTGATGCGCGGGCCGCCGGGCACGACGGTGCGCATCAAGGTACTGAAGCCCGGCCGCCCCGAGCCGGTGGAGCTGGTGTTGCAACGCGCGAAGATCGAAGTGGACAGCGTCGAGTCCGTGCGCGTATTGGGCGACGGGATCGGCTACGTACGCATCACGCAGTTCGATGCGCGAACCGCGGAGATGCTCGACCGCGCGCTCGCACGGCTGGAGCGGGAGGGTGCGCGCGCGCTGATCCTCGACGTGCGGAACAACCCTGGCGGGCTGCTGGAGAGCGCGGTGGAGGTGTGTAGCCGGTTTCTGCCGCGCGGCCGGATGGTGCTGATCACGCAGGGACGCGACGAGCGGCAACGCCAGACGTTCCTCACCCGCGCGGCGCCGAAGGTATACGAGTGGCCGATCGCGGTGTTGTTGAACGAGGGCAGCGCGAGCGCCGCGGAGGTCGTCGCGGGCTGTCTGCAGGACCATCGCCGCGCCGTGTTGATTGGCGAGCGCAGTTTCGGCAAGGGGTCAGTGCAGTCGCTATTGCCGCTCTCGGACGGCTCCGCGTTGCGGCTGACGACCGCGCGCTACTACACGCCGAACCGGCGGATGATTCACGAGCTGGGCATTGAGCCGGACGTGCTGGTGCCCTGGGCGGAGCAGGAACTCGGCCGCGCGAACGACGCGCCGATGTCGCCGTCGTCGGACCCCCAGCTGCTGAAGGCTGCGGACATGTTGCGGGGGGTACTGAAGTACGGCCAGCCCGCGACTGGACCTGGTCGCGCCGGATGA
- a CDS encoding homocysteine S-methyltransferase family protein, with protein MERGRLSEAAGSGRILVADGAWGTQLQAKGLAPGECPEQWCVEHPERVAEIARAYIEAGADLIETNSFGGNRLRLADHGLGDRASELNEAAARISRAAAGEVRWVVGSVGPSGRLLMMGDVGEADLYEAFLEQSLALLRGGVDAICVETMSATDEAAIAVRAARDAGAREVICTFTFSPAAAGEHRTMMGHDPAEAARAALEAGADIIGANCVAGGEAALAVVRAMRAAEPSAPILVQPNAGLPTIVRGQQSWPDAPETFAAWLPRLAEAGATIIGGCCGTTPAHVRALRAAADRWMRERAAS; from the coding sequence ATGGAACGAGGAAGGCTGAGCGAGGCGGCCGGGTCGGGACGGATCCTGGTGGCCGACGGCGCCTGGGGTACGCAGTTGCAGGCGAAGGGACTGGCGCCCGGCGAATGTCCGGAACAGTGGTGTGTGGAGCACCCCGAGCGTGTCGCGGAGATCGCGCGCGCGTACATTGAGGCCGGCGCGGACCTCATCGAGACCAACAGTTTCGGCGGCAACCGGCTGCGGCTGGCGGATCACGGTTTGGGGGACCGCGCCTCCGAGCTGAATGAGGCGGCCGCGAGGATTTCGCGCGCCGCGGCGGGGGAGGTGCGATGGGTGGTGGGGTCGGTCGGTCCGAGCGGCCGACTGCTGATGATGGGGGATGTTGGCGAGGCGGATCTGTATGAGGCGTTCCTCGAGCAGTCGCTCGCACTGTTGCGCGGCGGCGTGGATGCGATTTGTGTCGAGACCATGAGCGCGACCGACGAGGCGGCGATCGCGGTGCGCGCTGCGCGCGATGCGGGCGCGCGGGAAGTGATTTGCACGTTCACGTTTTCGCCCGCCGCGGCGGGCGAGCACCGCACGATGATGGGGCATGATCCGGCCGAGGCCGCGCGGGCGGCGTTGGAAGCGGGCGCGGACATCATCGGCGCCAACTGCGTTGCCGGCGGCGAGGCGGCGTTGGCGGTGGTGCGGGCGATGCGCGCCGCGGAGCCTTCGGCGCCGATACTGGTGCAGCCGAACGCCGGCCTGCCGACGATCGTTCGGGGGCAGCAGAGCTGGCCGGACGCGCCGGAGACGTTCGCGGCGTGGTTGCCGCGCCTGGCGGAGGCAGGCGCCACGATCATCGGCGGCTGCTGCGGCACGACGCCCGCCCACGTGCGCGCGCTGCGGGCGGCGGCGGACCGGTGGATGCGCGAGCGCGCCGCTTCGTGA